GGGAGAAGCCGCGTTGACGGGACCGGGCCTGGAGATATCGGCGAGTGGAGGGCGGAGAGCCGCCGTCCACGTAGACGAGCTTGTAGGGGAGCGCGGTATGCGCACAGATGCTCTCGAGCGCTGGTCTGGTCACGCGAAACTGCTCGCGGGGCACGACCACGACCGTGGTGCGGATGTCAGTCACGGCGCCCTCCGGCGCTTGGTGATGCCATGAGCCGCGCTGCCTTTCGACATCAGACGTCATGGGAGTGCAGTGGGTGTGCCAAAGGGCAGGTGACAAGAAATCCGATAGTTGCATCTCTGTCAACCGCCTGACGGCGCAAACTGTAAATTTCTCCGTCGGCCGGTCTTGAAGCGACTACGCTGGCATTTCTTCAAGACCTGGCGCCGAGAAGCAGGCCCGCTATGGCCGCCAACCCGCCCACGACAGAGAGCACGAAACCCACGCCGCCAATCCGGTACCACCGGTAGATCCGACGGCGCTCCGCGTCGGTCAAATGGACGTGCAGCTCCGAGGGAGACATCCACCACCGGCGCGGCAGCGAGATCTTCGGCGAGACGACACGGTAGAGGATCACGTGATACCAGAAGCCTGTGGGAACGCCCACGGCGAGCCCGAGACACATGATGGCCATGGCGAACACGGTGATGAGGGGCGGCGTCACCACGGTGACGAGCACGCCGACGAGCCCGACCGACACCACGGCGAGCAGGACCAGCGTGATCTCGAGCACGGTCAGCGTCTCCTCTCAGCCCTCGCGATCCACTCAGCCCTCGGCTCGCGCCTTCAGCGCTTACCTCGCACCGCCACACGCTCGTGCCTGCGGCAGCTCGGCCGCCCCTCATCTCGAAAATCAGGCCCGGCCGTCATTTCGTGCATTCGAGAAAAGTGATCGGAGAATGGTCCAGCAAGATCTTCCAGAACTCACGGCCGAAGGCCGCCTCGCCCTCCGGCGAAAGTCGCGGCGCATGCCAGTGAATCTGGCGGAACCCCGCTGACCGGAGCGCGTCCTCGTGGGTCGCCACCTCGAGGTGGTAGTTCTCGATCGAGAACGGTCCATCTTCCAGATAGAAAGTCCACGTGATGGGCGTGCCCTCGCACCACTCGTCCACCGTGGTCGTCTCGAAGCCGTACGGGCGGTAGGAGGGCGCCGCTCGAAAATCCAGAGCCGGGTTCTGGTTGACCGTGACGAAGCGCCCGCCAGGGCGCAGGCAGCGCGAGATGCTCGCGCACATGGCCCCCAGCTCGGCGCGATCCCGCGCATAGTTGAGCAGGTAGGCGGCCGCCACGATGTCTGGATTCGTGGGCAGCCTGAGGTCCCGGCCGTCGCCCACCTCATACTCGATGCCGAGACGATGCTCCTGCTCCTGGGCGCGGGCCAATTCGATCATCCGCCCCGAGAGATCGACCCCGAGAACTTTGGCCGCCCCGTGGGCGCGAAGCCGCCTCGTGTAGTAGCCGTCGCCGCAAGCCACGTCGACCACGGACTTGCCCGAGAGATCGCCCAGCAGGCTCATCAAACTGAACGACTCGACATACGTCCGCCACGGCTGAAGCTTCGCGCGCTTGTACTGCTCGGCGATCGGATCGTAGTCGGTGGTCACGAGGCCTCCCTCCGTCCCTGATACAGGTGCCGCCGCGGCAAAGTCAATGCCGGGCACTGGGGCAAGTTGCGAGCCAGACGAGGCGCGAGCGGGCCGGCAGCCCGAGGCGTACGTGGGTGTACGTTGGGGGTTGCCGGCCCGCTCGCAACGAAGTATGGCGAAGCAAATTGGCCCAGTGCCGTGCGTTGCACGCCGCCCGGGCTGGTGCTACGGTGGGCGACCATGAGCCCTGCATCCACGAGCCCGCTGCCCGTCCGAGAGACACTGGCTTTTGTTCAGCGCTGCTGGGAGGAGGACGTCCTTCCCGCGCTCACCCGCTACATCGAGATCCCCGCCAAGTCGCCGGCCTTCGATCCCGACTGGTCCGCGCACGGCCACATCGACAAGGCGGTCGGTCTCATCGAGGGGTGGAGCCGGCGCCGGCCCATCGAAGGCCTCTCGATCGAGACCGTCCGTCTCCCCGGCCGCACGCCCGTGATCCTGATGGACGTGCCGGGGACGTCGCCCGAGACCATCCTGCTCTACGGCCACTGCGACAAGCAGCCCGAGATGATCGGGTGGGGCGAAGGCCTCGGGCCCTGGATGCCCGTGCGGCGGGGCGATCGCCTCTACGGCCGCGGGGCTCAGGACGACGGCTACGCGGCCTTCTGCGCCCTCACGGCCATCGAGGCCGTGCAGCGGGCGGGCGCGCCGCACGCGCGGCTCATCGTGCTGATCGAGGCCAGCGAGGAGAGCGGCAGCCCCGATCTGCCCGCCTACATGGAAGCCCGCGCGGCCAAGATCGGCGAGCCGGATCTCGTGATCTGTCTCGACTCCGGGTGCGGGAACTACGACCAGCTCTGGGGCACGACCTCGCTGCGCGGCGTGATCAGCGCGCTCCTCACCGTGGAAGTTCTGACGGAAGGCGTGCACTCCGGAGCGGCCAGTGGCATCGTGCCCTCGAGCTTCCGCATCGCGCGCCAGCTCCTTTCGCGGATCGAGGACGAGCGCACCGGCGCCCTCGCGCGGGATTTCCACGTCGAGGTGCCGCCGGCCCGCGCCGCGGAGGCGAAGGCGGTGGCCAGCGTCCTCACCGGAGAGATGGCCGAGCGCTTTCCCGTCGTTGACGGCATGCGCTACGCGCAGGACGATCCCGTGGCGCTCCTCCTCGCCAACACCTGGGAACCCGCCCTCGCCATCACCGGCGCCGCCGGCCTCCCCTCGCCCAAGGACGGCGGCAATGTGCTCCGCCCCTCGACCTCCCTCAAACTCTCCCTGCGCATCCCGCCCACGCTGGACGCCGCGCGGGCCGCCCGGCGGCTCAAGGAGATTCTCGAGGCCGATCCGCCCTATGGCGCTCGCGTGCGCTGCGAGACGGGCACCCCGTCGCCGGGCTGGGACGCGCCGGCCACCGAGCCCTGGCTGCTCGAAGCGGTGCAGGCCACGTCCGAGCGTTATTTCGAGCTTCCCGCCATGTTCAAGGGTCTGGGAGGCTCCATCCCGTTCATGGCCATGCTGGGTGAGCGCTTCCCGCGCGCGCAGTTTTTCATCACGGGAACGGGCGGCCCCGGCTCCAATGCCCACGGCCCCAACGAGTTCCTGCACGTGCCCTACGCCCAGCGCCTCACCGCCTGCGTGGCCGACCTGATCGCGGCGCACTACCGCGCGCGGCGAGGCACGTAGGCCGAGCCGGTCAGCCGGCGAGCGAAGGCCCGCCCCAGCGCTCGCGCATCGCGAACTCGCCCACGGGCTTCCGCTTCAGCTTCGTCACGCGCCGCACCGGGCGGCCGAGGGGCATGACCGTGCACACCGCGACGTGGGCGGGCAGGCCCAGCAGCTCCTGGATCTTGGCTTCCTGCGCGACGGCCAGCGTGGTGATGGTGCCCCCGAAGCCTTCGTGGCGGGCGGCCATCAGGACATTCCAGGCGAAGGGGTAGATGGACGCGCCGCTGACGATGCCCACGCGCTTCAGCTCCTGGTCCGTGGAGGCGACGACCTTGAGGTCCACACCGATGACGAGCACCACCGGTGCCTTGGCGATCGACTCCGTCAGGTGCGGGGGAGCAGGGGTGCGCTCGATGGTGGCGGCGTCCACACCGGGCGGGTCGATGGTGTTCCACGGATTCTCGCCGTTCTTCACCTGGGCGGTGTAGCGCTTGGCGGCGACGCCGCTCAGATCGGCCAGGGCGCGCTTGGTGTCGGGATCGCGGACGACGACGACCTTCCACCCCTGGCGGTTACCGCCGCTGGGGGCAAAGCGCGCATGGTCGAGTATCCTCACCAGCGTCTCGTCGGGAAGCGGGTCGCCCGTGAACTCGCGCGCGGAAAACGTCGTACGCATCACGTCGTAGAGTTCCATCAGTCCCTCCTCGAGCGCAGCGTGGTCCCCTCCGTCGGGCCCCGAGCATACCCGAGCCTTTGCCCGTGAGCGAGGCCGCGTGACGCTCGAGGAACACCGGGAAGATTTGGCCTCGGACTGGTAACTTGTTCTGTCAGGAGGGCACCATGGCGGACACTTCTTCCCGCAAGCACTTCTCGATGATCCGCTCCTTTCACCTGGCTGATCTCTTCACCATCGCGAACGGCGTCTGCGGCGTCAGCGCGATCTTCCAGGCCATGAAGTATCTGAGCACGCACGACCCGCGCCACCTCTACCTGGGAGCCGTGCTGGTTCCCCTCGCCCTGATCTTCGACGTGCTCGACGGGCGAATTGCCCGCTGGCGCCACGCGGCCTCCCCCATGGGGCGCGAGCTGGACTCCCTTGCCGACGTGATCTCGTTCGGGGTCGCGCCCGCCGCGATCGCCTTTGCCGCTGGGGTCAACACCCGGGTGGATCAGCTGATCCTGCTCTTCTTCGCCATGTGCGGATTGAGCCGGCTGGCGCGCTACAACGTGACCGCGGAGAGCCTCTCGGACGAGAAGGGCAAGGTTGAATACTTCGAGGGCACGCCCATTCCCACGAGCGTGGTGCCGCTCGGCCTGCTCATGCTGGCGTTCTACAGCGGCAATCTGTATCCGATGGAGCTGGCCGGGGTTACCGGGCATGCCATCACGCTTCTCTTCCTGGTCTCCGGCGCGCTCATGATCAGCAAGACGCTGCGAATTCCCAAGCCCTAAGCCTTTCGCCGCCCCCCTCACCCTGCCCTCTCCCCCTCCGGGGCCGAGGGATCAAAACACATCGTCTGTCCCTCCGGGGGCGCGATCAAAACACATCCCTCTCCCCCATCGGGGGAGAGGGCAGGATGAGGGGGCAACGAGGCCGCACGCCCGGGCCTGTGAATCGTTCGAGCTATGGCTGGGCGGTGGCCTGCGGGGCCATCGTGCGCAGCCGAGGCTTCACGGCCTGCCAGAGGCGGCCCAGGTAGACGCAGAGCACGATGAGCGCGATATTCGCCGACCAGTAGAGGATCCAGTTGTTGAACCGCAGCCCCAGGGCGCGATGGATGAGCGTCTCCTCGATCAGCTGGTGAACGAAGTAGAGCACCAGCGCGGTCTGACCCAGCGTGACCAGCCAGGGCAGCTTCCACCCGCGCACCTCCATGAGCCAGTAGCAGATGGCGAGCAGCCACGCGTCGCCCGCGATGACGAGGAATGTCGTCACCCCGCGCGGCGTCCAGTAGTGGTTCAGGGCCCAGTCTCGCGGGAAACCAAAGCGCGGACTGGTCGGCATCCAGAACTCCCACGCATCATAGGCCAGGAGGAAAACCAGTCCCACCACGGCCGCGGTCGCGAAATATCGCTTCTCCGCCTTCGGGCCGCGGGCCCGCGCCTCGAGCCACACCCAGCCGAGCACGAGCCCGATGAGCGCGGCGCTCAGCCAGGGCCAGGGCGGAAAATCGCCGAAGAGCATGACGCCCACGACGGGATGAGCCGCGCTCCAGCGCGCGAGGGTCGGGCGTGACCAGCCGTACGAGAGATAGATGAGCACGGCCAGGGCCAGCAGCATCCAGCGCGCCCAGCGCCGGCGCAGCACCGGCACGAGCGGTCCGAGCACGATGATGCCGAGCCCGATCGTCTGCAGCACGCCGCCGTGCCAGAATCGCTCCTCCGGCGGCACGGGGCCACGGGGCAGCATGATGACATTGAGAACATACCCCGCGGCGATGATGCCGATTCCGCGCCGGAAGTACTTGCGCAGGTCCCCCAGGACACCCTCGCTCTCTCCGCGGCGATGATACGAGATGGGCAGGCAGAAGCCCACGAGAAAGAGAAAGATGGAGGCCGGCCAGATGAGGCTGCCGTAGACGAGATGATAGCGGGCCCACCCCATGGGCACGTCCATCCAGTCGCGGGACGTGTGATTGACGACCATGAGGATGATGGCGACGCCACGCAGGCCGTCGAGGAAGCTGAGCCGGCTCGCGATGGGGGGGCGTCGTTCCGCGGATGACATGGCGCCGATCGTGCCAGATCGCCACCGAGCGGTCAATCGAGCGGCATCGGTCTGCTATGATGCGGCCTCGCGGCTCACTGACCTCGAGCTTGCCCGGGAGAGTGGATGTCCGACCGTACCGTTCCATCACGATTCGAGCGCAGCGGATCGACCGTCCGGTTTTACCATGACGGCGCGCTCGTGGCGGTCACCATCTGCACCTCGCGCATCGTCCGCATCGAGCTGGCCGATGAACGGGACGTGGCCGGTCCCTCGTACGTCGGCCCGCGGAGCTGGGCCGGCTCGCCCTTCGAGATCCTCGAAGGCGAGCGCATCCGTCTGTCCACGGCCCATCTCCAGGTCGAGACGTCGACGAGACCGGTGCGCCTCACCCTCTTCGACGCGGCGGGCGCGTGGCTGCTGAGAGAACCCGCGCACGGCGGAATGCTCTCGGAATCGGTGGGCGACACGCGCCGCCGCCTCCGCGCCTCCTTCGAGTTCTCCGACGAGCAGCACTTCTACGGCCTGGGCCAGGGCGGACGGCAGCTCGACCGGCTCGGTATCGCCCGCCAGCTCTGGAACACGCATATCGGGCACGGGCCGGGGTCGGACATGGGCATCCCGCTCCTGGTGTCCAATCGCGGCTACGCGCTCTTCTTCGACAATACGAGCGATGCCATGCTCTCGGTGGGCCGGTCGGATGGCGGAGTCCGGATCACCTACACCGCCGAAGCCGGGCGGCTCGTGTGGTACTTCCTCATTGGCCGCGACCTACGTGGAGTCATGTTCGAAGTAGCCGAGCTGCTCGGCCGGCCGCCCCTCCCGCCCCGCTGGGCGCTGGGATTCCTCCAGTCGACCCGCCACTTCGACGACACCGAGGAGCTGCGTCGGCTTCCGCGGACGATTCGCGAGAAGCGAATTCCCTGCGACGGCCTCATCTATCTCTCGACCTACGGCGAGGCCCAGGGCTGGAACCGCGGCGTGGGCCATCTCGGCTTTCAGCCGTCGCTCTGGCGGGATCCGCCCGCGCTGATCGACGAGGCGAGGCAGCAGCACTTCGAGATCATCACTCACGAGTACCCCGTGCTCCACGAACAGTCGCCCCTCTTCGCCGAGGCCGAGGCCAACGGGTATCTGCTCGACGAGGGCTATGGCCGAGCGAGCGAGACCGCGCGGCGGAGCGCCAACTATCGCGAGGGCCAGCGCTACCTGGACTTCTCGAACCCGGCCGTGGGCGCCTGGTGGTGGGCGGCCCACCGCGAGCTGGTCAAGCTCGGCGTCGCGGGCTGGTGGCTCGACGGGGGCGAGGGACCGCCCGCCACGGCCAAGCTCCACGCCGGTGAGGGCACGCTCCTCCACAACATCTACGACCGGTTCCGCCACGAGGCCTTCGCCGTCGGAGAGGCGGCCGATCGGCCCGACCAGCGCGTCTTCCTGCTCTGCCGCTCGGGGGGGGCGGGGATGCAGCGATTCGGGGCGACGTGCTGGTCGGGCGATATCAACAACGACTTCGAGACGCTCGATGCGCAGATTCCCCTGGGGCTCAATACCGGCCTGTCCGGCGTGCCGTACTGGGGCACGGACGTGGGCGGCTTCTTCCATCCGGTGACGGAGACGGGCGAGCTCTATGCTCGCTGGTTCCAGCTCGGCGCCTTCAGCCCCATCTTCCGCTCCCACGGCTGGGTGTGGCGCGAGCACGTGCCGTGGGCGCACGGCGCGGAAGTGGAAAAGATCTGCCGCGACTACGCGGAGCTTCGCTACCGGCTCTTGCCGTACACGTACACGCTGGCATGGCAGGCGCACACGCTCGGTCTCCCGTTCATGCGTCCGCTCGTCCTAAACTATCCGGACGATCCCCGAGTCTGGCAGCTTGGCCACGAGTTCCTCTGGGGCGACGACCTGCTGGTGGCGCCTGTCACGCGCGAAGGCGCGCGGACATGGCCCGTCTATCTGCCCGCGGGTGGCTGGTACGATTTCTGGAGCGGCGCGCGGTACGAAGGGCCGGGCGGCATCACCCTCGATGCGCCGCTCGACCGGCTGCCGCTCCTGGTGCGCGCCGGGGCCATCGTGCCGCTGGGGCCCGTGGTCCAGCACACGGGTGAGCGGCCGCTCGACGAGATCACCCTGCTGGTCTATCCGGAAGGCGCATCCAGCTTCGAGCTCTACGAGGACGATGGCCGGTCGAATGCCTATCGCGAAGGTCATCGCGCGCTCACACGCTTCGAATGCGTGACGGGCCCGAAGGACGTGACGCTGAAAATCGGCGAACCCGTCGGGGATCGGTCGGTGGTGCCGGCGAACCGGCGCTATCTGATCCGTCTGCGGATGGACAGGGCGAGAGCGGTGGCCGTCGAGGGGCACGGGGTGTTGCCGCGAGGGTCAACTCCGACTGGAAACAGCGCCGCTTGGTGGGAAGACCCAAACGGGTTCATTGTCATCCGTCCTCCCTTTCGGCCGACCCTCGCCGTCACCGTGACGTAGGCTGGATCGCCCCCTCACCCACTCAGCCCTCGCCTCGTCGCTCGAAGCGAGCGTCTCAGCTCGAACTGCGGCCCTCTCCCCCAATGGGGGAGAGGGATGCTGCAGCATCCTCTATCCCTCTCCCCTGTGAGGAGAGGGCAGGGTGAGGGGATCCAAACAGATCCGTAACCCCGCCCTCTGCTCCAATGGTGGAGATTGAAACAGATCCCTCTCCCTCGGAGAGGGAGAGGGTTGGGTGAGGGTGGCGTTGATTTCTCCGATAGCCGTGACTAGGACTTGAAGTACCAGGTCTCCGTGTGAGCGATGTGCGGATTGTCGCTGACCGCGCTGTTCCAGAGCCGCTCGGGGATATTGCCCATGTTCGTCTTGATGACCCGCACCCCTTGTGAGGCGGGTGAGCCGCATACGATTGGGATCATCCACATCTCGTCCAGCGCGATCTTCCACACGTCCTTGGCCATCCGCGTCCGCTCCTGATCCTTGACGCTGAATGACTTGCGGTACTTGTCCATCAGCTCCCGCATGCGCGCAGGCGGGGTTTTTCCCTGGGCCCCCGCGCTCGAGTACCAGAGGCCGTAGAGCG
This is a stretch of genomic DNA from Candidatus Methylomirabilota bacterium. It encodes these proteins:
- a CDS encoding M20/M25/M40 family metallo-hydrolase, with amino-acid sequence MSPASTSPLPVRETLAFVQRCWEEDVLPALTRYIEIPAKSPAFDPDWSAHGHIDKAVGLIEGWSRRRPIEGLSIETVRLPGRTPVILMDVPGTSPETILLYGHCDKQPEMIGWGEGLGPWMPVRRGDRLYGRGAQDDGYAAFCALTAIEAVQRAGAPHARLIVLIEASEESGSPDLPAYMEARAAKIGEPDLVICLDSGCGNYDQLWGTTSLRGVISALLTVEVLTEGVHSGAASGIVPSSFRIARQLLSRIEDERTGALARDFHVEVPPARAAEAKAVASVLTGEMAERFPVVDGMRYAQDDPVALLLANTWEPALAITGAAGLPSPKDGGNVLRPSTSLKLSLRIPPTLDAARAARRLKEILEADPPYGARVRCETGTPSPGWDAPATEPWLLEAVQATSERYFELPAMFKGLGGSIPFMAMLGERFPRAQFFITGTGGPGSNAHGPNEFLHVPYAQRLTACVADLIAAHYRARRGT
- a CDS encoding TIM-barrel domain-containing protein — its product is MSDRTVPSRFERSGSTVRFYHDGALVAVTICTSRIVRIELADERDVAGPSYVGPRSWAGSPFEILEGERIRLSTAHLQVETSTRPVRLTLFDAAGAWLLREPAHGGMLSESVGDTRRRLRASFEFSDEQHFYGLGQGGRQLDRLGIARQLWNTHIGHGPGSDMGIPLLVSNRGYALFFDNTSDAMLSVGRSDGGVRITYTAEAGRLVWYFLIGRDLRGVMFEVAELLGRPPLPPRWALGFLQSTRHFDDTEELRRLPRTIREKRIPCDGLIYLSTYGEAQGWNRGVGHLGFQPSLWRDPPALIDEARQQHFEIITHEYPVLHEQSPLFAEAEANGYLLDEGYGRASETARRSANYREGQRYLDFSNPAVGAWWWAAHRELVKLGVAGWWLDGGEGPPATAKLHAGEGTLLHNIYDRFRHEAFAVGEAADRPDQRVFLLCRSGGAGMQRFGATCWSGDINNDFETLDAQIPLGLNTGLSGVPYWGTDVGGFFHPVTETGELYARWFQLGAFSPIFRSHGWVWREHVPWAHGAEVEKICRDYAELRYRLLPYTYTLAWQAHTLGLPFMRPLVLNYPDDPRVWQLGHEFLWGDDLLVAPVTREGARTWPVYLPAGGWYDFWSGARYEGPGGITLDAPLDRLPLLVRAGAIVPLGPVVQHTGERPLDEITLLVYPEGASSFELYEDDGRSNAYREGHRALTRFECVTGPKDVTLKIGEPVGDRSVVPANRRYLIRLRMDRARAVAVEGHGVLPRGSTPTGNSAAWWEDPNGFIVIRPPFRPTLAVTVT
- a CDS encoding class I SAM-dependent methyltransferase, whose translation is MTTDYDPIAEQYKRAKLQPWRTYVESFSLMSLLGDLSGKSVVDVACGDGYYTRRLRAHGAAKVLGVDLSGRMIELARAQEQEHRLGIEYEVGDGRDLRLPTNPDIVAAAYLLNYARDRAELGAMCASISRCLRPGGRFVTVNQNPALDFRAAPSYRPYGFETTTVDEWCEGTPITWTFYLEDGPFSIENYHLEVATHEDALRSAGFRQIHWHAPRLSPEGEAAFGREFWKILLDHSPITFLECTK
- a CDS encoding heparan-alpha-glucosaminide N-acetyltransferase domain-containing protein; this translates as MSSAERRPPIASRLSFLDGLRGVAIILMVVNHTSRDWMDVPMGWARYHLVYGSLIWPASIFLFLVGFCLPISYHRRGESEGVLGDLRKYFRRGIGIIAAGYVLNVIMLPRGPVPPEERFWHGGVLQTIGLGIIVLGPLVPVLRRRWARWMLLALAVLIYLSYGWSRPTLARWSAAHPVVGVMLFGDFPPWPWLSAALIGLVLGWVWLEARARGPKAEKRYFATAAVVGLVFLLAYDAWEFWMPTSPRFGFPRDWALNHYWTPRGVTTFLVIAGDAWLLAICYWLMEVRGWKLPWLVTLGQTALVLYFVHQLIEETLIHRALGLRFNNWILYWSANIALIVLCVYLGRLWQAVKPRLRTMAPQATAQP
- a CDS encoding nitroreductase family protein, whose protein sequence is MELYDVMRTTFSAREFTGDPLPDETLVRILDHARFAPSGGNRQGWKVVVVRDPDTKRALADLSGVAAKRYTAQVKNGENPWNTIDPPGVDAATIERTPAPPHLTESIAKAPVVLVIGVDLKVVASTDQELKRVGIVSGASIYPFAWNVLMAARHEGFGGTITTLAVAQEAKIQELLGLPAHVAVCTVMPLGRPVRRVTKLKRKPVGEFAMRERWGGPSLAG
- the pssA gene encoding CDP-diacylglycerol--serine O-phosphatidyltransferase, with protein sequence MADTSSRKHFSMIRSFHLADLFTIANGVCGVSAIFQAMKYLSTHDPRHLYLGAVLVPLALIFDVLDGRIARWRHAASPMGRELDSLADVISFGVAPAAIAFAAGVNTRVDQLILLFFAMCGLSRLARYNVTAESLSDEKGKVEYFEGTPIPTSVVPLGLLMLAFYSGNLYPMELAGVTGHAITLLFLVSGALMISKTLRIPKP